Below is a window of bacterium DNA.
TCATCTAAAACGTCAGCCCCGTCTTTCAGAAAACCATGATGGAGCGTGTGGGAGGGACATTGGTCCCAGGGCCACCGTTCCTTGAAACAGACGGACCGCCAGCGAAAGGGCCTGGGTTCCTGACAACCGGACCACCCCAAACCGCCGGACCCCAAAGGGAGTCGCGACAGCCGCGATGGTATCGTCAAGGATCAACACAGGGTAGAAACTATTCTTTTTTTTCTTTCAGTTTAACCACCACGTGGCGTGTGGGGCCTTCTCCTTCGGAAAAGGTCGTCACGTCCGGATGGTTCACGAGAGTTTGATGGACCGCCCGCCGTTGCGCCGGCGACATGGGATCCAGATGGAACATCTTGGCGGTCCGGCGCACTTGAAACGCGGCGAAGAGCGCCTTGTCCACCACGCGAGACTCTTCCGCGGACGGAAACCCGGCCACGCGAAACGCCACCCACGGTTTCTCCCGGTCGCCCCAGAGGAGACGAGGTTAAACAAATATTCAAAGCTTCCAAGGCCCGCCCGCTATTGCCCGCCAAGCGTTCGCCCCGCGTGGTCTTGAGGTTCACCAGCAACCGATGATTGTCCACCGGTTTAAAATCCCAAACCAAATCGTCCCATCCCAACAAGTCCCGCCATTGGGCCAACAGGGATTCCGGAGGAACCTCCGGCCGGAACGAACCACTCTCGGGAGGAGGGCCTTTGACCGGCTTGCGTTCACTCGGAGAAGGAGGTGATTTCGGAGGTGAATTTTTTTTAGGAAGAGGGGGGCGCCCGCCGGGGCCCGGCTTCTGGAACCGACGGTCTCGGTCGTTGTGGGGTTTGTCTTCTTTCCGCGTGAGCCGAGCCGATTCTTTCACTTCACGGCGCCGATCGTCAGTCCGTTCCGGGGGACGGTTTTCCGGCCGCCCCGTCGGTCCCGCTCTTTGGGCCGATCGGATTTTTTCGTCCCGACGTCCCTTCGGCCCAAACCGGCGGCGATCGTGATCCGATCGATCGGATCGTTCGTATTCGTTTCGGCTGTCGGAACGATCGTCACGATCAAAACGTCGAACCTTTTCAGCCAGACGGATCTTCACCTGACGGTAGCCGAACATGCTAAAAAGGCCGCTGGTCCGATCGGCCAACACTTTCACCTCGACTTGGGATTCCAAAAGGCCCAGTTTTTTTAAACCGAGGGCCAACGCCGCGTCCGCAGACTTGGCTTCCCCCACCCACTCTTTCATTTCACAACCTCAACGGAAGATTCTCTCCGCAGCAGATAGTATTGAATACCGATGGTCAACAAACTGTTGGTGAGCCAGTAGATCACCAAACCCGACGGCATTTTGAGAAACACGAACGTGAAAATAATGGGCATCATGTATGATTTGTTTTTGAGTCGGATCCATGGAGGTCATGGTCATTTTTGCTGGACGAACATCCCCGCCCCCATAAGAACTGGCAACACGTAAAACGGATCGTGGGCCGAAAGATCCTGAACCCAGCCCAACCAAGGGGCGTGGCGCAATTCAAAGGTGTTCCTCAACGTGGAAAACAACGCCCAGAAAACGGGCAACTGGATCAGCATGGGCACACAGCCTTCCATCCCCATAAACTTCATTCCGTGCCGCTGATAGAGGGCCAGCATCTCGCTGTTCAGTCGTCGCGCGTCGCCCTTATGCAGTTCTTGAAGCCGCTTCATTTGAGGTTGAATGGCTTTCATTTTTTGGCCGTGTTTAAAACTTTTCACCGTGAGCGGAATCACCAAAATTTGAATGATGAACGTGAGGAGAATGATGGCCCATCCGTAGTTGCCTGTGACTTTATGGATCGTGAAGAGGGCGCGGTGAATTAACCGCCCAAACGGGGCAAAATAGCCAAAGTCCACGGCACGTTCCAATCCGATCCCCATCTCTTTGAGGTCCAGATAAACCTTCGGCCCGACAAAAAAGGATGCCGTGTCCAAACGGGATTCGCTCGGGTGCAACGGCACAGGCACAACCCGCCGGATGGAATAATAATGTTCTTCCTGCGCCACATGGACGGTAATTTCGGATGTGGGCTCCGCCGGGTTGCGAATGAGGGCCCCTAAGAAATAGTGCCCATCCGCGCCCCACCAGTGTACGTCCCGGAATGGGTGCCGGGTTTAAGTTTGGTGAATTTGGTCCCATCGAAAACGATAGCCCGCTGAAAACCCTTTGGCTTCCCGTCCGTCCTTGCCGCCTTCATCCCCACCTTCCATGCCCGGGCCCCACCCCAATTCGTAGGACGTGGACAGGGGCACCGTGCCGGTGTTTGCTAAGCGGTGAGACACTTCGTGCAAATACCCTTTGGGAGCGATCCGAAGGGTTTTTTCTATGGTGAGTCCATCGGGTCGCTGGCCGGTCATGACCAACCGATTGCCTTCGGCCCGAACTTCATAGGCCACGTCCGGGAACGTGGATAAGGCTTGAATCGGGAACGGTTGAACAGGGACAAGGGTCAACCAATGATCGTCTTCACGGATTTCCCATTGGGCCACGGCTCCACCGTAACGGTTAATGGAAATTCGATTGAGCCCCATCTCAAAGACCACCACGCTCTCGCGCTGAACCGCGGGGGGGGGGAAGGGCGCCGGCACCGGAAGCGCCCCCGTGGGCGTGACTGCGGGGGCAGTTCTCTCGGGAGACGAGCTGAGCGAGGAGGGAGTCGTTGCCCCAGGGACGGGTTTGTTTGCTTGTCCCACAAAATACTGCCACGACATCAAGACCGCAAAAGAAAGAACAAACGCAAGAATGTAATTTTTTTTCATGGGGAGACCTTTGTCATTTGAGGTACCGGGTCGTAGCCGTGACCGCCCCAGGGGCGACAACGGGCAAGCCGACGAACGGTGAGGAGAAGACCACACCAGGCGCCGTGGCGCTCAAGCGCTTCCCGGGAATATTCCGAGCAGGTGGGCCAGTACCGACACCGGGGTTTCCAAAAGAAACCCGCGGATTGGTACAGTCGAACAAAAAAAATTAAAGCGTTACGCACAGAGGGAGTGGCCATTGTTTTCAAACCAGTTTACGGATTGTGTTCAGCACATCCTCCGCAACGCGGTGTAGGCGGGGGAAACGGGCCGGGTGTTTTTGGCGCCACCACAAAATCCCACCCCCGTGGCCAGGGCTTATGCGTCCGGAAGACTTCCCGCGTTCGGCGTTTAAAGAGATTCCGCTGGACCGCGCCCCCGTGCCGACGAGCAACCACCACGCCCAGTCGGGCGGGTGGCGGCGGCGTGTCGGGCCGGTGATAGGCCCACAACGTCACGCATTGCCCCACCCGACGTCGTCCGGTTCGCATGGCCCGTTTAAAATCGGGCCCGGAGAGACGTTCGTGCCGCTGAAATGTGAAATCCCCCACGGACCGATCGAAAAAAACCGTCCCGTCCTCCGCCCCATTCCCTTCCATCCGCGCCGAAGGCGAAACCTTTATTTCCCGCCAGCGAAAAGAAAAAAATCGCTTGCTTGGATCAGATGGACAAACAGGGAACGGGTCGGAAAACGTTTACGGGTTTAGTTTCCAACGGCCTTTTTGGCGGCGCCGTTTAATGACACGCCGCCCGCCGACCGTGGCCATCCGCGCGCGAAAACCGATGGTTTTCTTGCGCCGACGTTTATGAGGTTGAAAGGTTCGTTTGGTCATGATGAGGCATTCTACTTCGAGGGAGGGATGTCTGTCAATTGACAAAGAGACGGGGAACAGTAAACTGTCCCCATGACAACGCCCACCCCCACCCGAAAGTCCCGCACCATCGCCAAAATTTCGGCGGATCTCTGCACGGGGTGCGAGGCGTGCATCGCCGTGGCGCCCCACGACACCTGCATCGTGAAAGCGTCCACCGACGTCACCCAACCGACGGGGCTAATTGTGTGTGACGTTCAGCCCGATGTCTGTACCGGGTGCACCCTCTGCATGCGTATTTGCCCCTGGGACGCCATCACCATGGTCCCCCGCCCCAACGCCTAGCCTTCTAAAAGACTCCCCAACATCCACGCTGTTTTTTCATGCAATTGCAGGCGCTGTGTAAGAAGGTCCATTGTGGCCTGGTCCGCCGCTTTTTCCGCGGCCGGGAACGTTTGGCGTGCGGTTTGGATCACGGTTTCATGCGCCACCAAGAGTTCGCGGATCATCTCCTGAGCTTTGGGAACACCGACCGCTTCTTTGACCGACGTGAGCTTACTGAATTGAGCGTAGGAGCCGGGAGCCGGTTGACCCAATGCGCGAATCCGTTCGGCGATTAAATCCACGGCCAAAGCCAATTCGGTGTAATGTTGTTCGAACATGAGATGCAACGTCTGAAACATGGGACCGGTCACGTTCCAATGGTAATTGTGGGTTTTCAAATACAGGGTGTAGCTGTCCGCTAACAGGACCGATAACCCCTGGGCAATTTCTTTCCGCTGTTCTTCGGTGATCGTTTTCAATGGCGACATAGAAGCCTCCTGGATAGAGTCAGCGGATATTGTACTCCCCCGGAAGCTCCACCGCCAGCGGATTGGTCATTCCCCAAAAGCTCCCGTAACTTTCAGTTGACTGATCTGGGAGGATCGTGTGGTCGTTGTCGCCTTTTAAACTACCCGTAGGATAGTGTCCCACATAACCCCAAAATTCGCTCTCGCGCATCCTCAAACTCCTTGCGATAGAGATACCCCCGACAACTTCAACCCACAGACCTCGACCGCCGCACCACCACCCCGGCCAGTCGGATCAGGCGGAACCGCACCGTCTTGATTGTCAGCCTGCCAGCTCCGTTTCCCGATCCTTCCACGCCCCACCTCATACCGTTTCCAGTTTCCCGCAGGAATCGATCGAATGGCCTCCATCACCGCCGCGTCCTTGCGCGCCGTGATCGTGTAGTCCACCCCAGCCGCCCTCAACACCCGCACGACCTTGCCTGAAAACCCGCACTGTCCGATCGAAATCGAATCTTCATCCCTTCCATCGCCGACAGAACCCGCTTCATCAACCCCGCCAAGTTTCCCATCGGTGACGGGCGCAAGGCGCCCCGGGGGAATGAGAACGTCGCGTGGGAGGTCACCCGACCGGCCACAAGACAGGATTACCGGATGATTTTGAATTTCAGGGGTCTCCACCTCCCAGGTCAGTCACCTAAAAGTTACGGGAGCTTTTGGGAGGGCTCCGGCCACAATCAGAGTTCTCGCTAAGTACTACAATTGAGAATTTTCATATAGGTTCCCAAAGCTCAAGCTCACCGGCGCGGGCCGATGGTGCCCGCGTCCGCTGGACCGCATTGTTGGGCCATTCACCTGGGAGGAGTATCTTTTCCTGACGTAGCATTAATAAGAACAGCCCGAAACGTTTTAGAAAGTTTTGCAGGATAGACATCTTTGGAAATGAAATATTCGCCATCAAATGAGGCGGACCCACAGAATCATAATAGGACGGTCCGCCTCATCGAGCATCCCTGCTCTTCGTAAAGTTGATCTCTCCAAATGTGGCTTCGCGCGCTCAATAGCATCAACAGAAACCCTTGCTTCGGAAATCATCAAATCCGTCTTCTTTCCCTTAAAAATCACAGAAGATCTCCTTGGTAGGAGACGAAGCGGGATCGTCATGGAGGTCTAAAAAATATTTTGTCTGTCTGAAGCAGAGGCTGCTTCTTTACGAAGATCAGCAGCCGTCATTGAAAATCCCCGTTGTTCATAAGAGTCTGCTCGTCGAAGTATTACATCCCGGTCTGATTCAGATTCCACGCACCCCGGCAGAATAGGAGTAAGCAAAAACAAAATTGGTGTGATGGCGGTTGTTTTTATTTGCCGGCCCAACGAGTCTGTAGAAAAACCCCATTTATCGACGTCCCACCCGGGTTGTGGGCTTCATTTTTTGATGGGAGCTGACACTGCTCCCTGGTCGGTCGGGGCGAATCCGTCGGAACTTCGGCGGTCTCGCACCCCGCGCGGCCTTACAGAGACTAGTCTAACTCCCGTTCAGCATAATTTCCAGTGCCTCCTTCCATTCTTTATCATCTTTTCTTGTGGATAGCGGGGATAAAGTTTTCTCTACCCCGCCATCGCCCTCAGTCCGCTGGGCACCATCGCCGTTGTCCACCCGTAGCGGAAGATCTTCAACAGATTGTGCACCGTCGTGTAAAGCTTCCACTGGATGTTGACCTTCTCCTTTCCCCTCAGCGTGAACCGGTCTAACCCCAGCGCGTGCCGGATGTTGCCGAACACCGGCTCGATCATTCCCATCCGGCGACTGTAAATAAAGCGCCCCAGCGCACTGTCGATCTTTTGGATCATCCCCGTTGTTGCGTTCTCTACCGCCGGGGGGCGGTGACGACCCTCAAATTTATACACCTGCCGGTATTTCGTGTTGGGGTTTTGAAGGCATTTTGCTCGGAGCGTGCAGCCTCGGCACGCCGTGATCTTCGCCTTATACGCCACTCCGTAGAACCCGTTGGGGGTGACGTGGTGGCGGTATCCTATATACAGTTCACTGCCCGCAGGGCACACCAGCTTTCCGCGTTCATTGAATTTGAAATCTTCGGGCCCAAAGAACCGGCGTTCCGGGGTCTTCCCTTGGATCCCCTCAATCTTACCTCCGTGTTTCTTCGCCGTCACATACGCAGGGTCCCGTTTTCGCATGTTCCGGTCAGCCACGTAGGCGTTGATCTCTTTGCCCTGCAACATCTTCATGTTCGCTTCGCTGTGGAACCCGCTGTCCGCCAACAACGGCGCCGCGTTTAACGGCGATCGCGTGTCCCCCAAACCCTGGAACGTCTTTTCCACCGTTTCCACCATCGGCTCCAACAGTTTTGTTTCGCTCCCCTCGCCAAAGGCCTCCGCGGCCACCACCACCTGGTGTTTGGCATCGCTTGCGGCCACCCCGTTGTATCCCTGGATGACCCCGTGGGAGCTCACCATCTTGGCACTCTCATTATCGTAGAGGTGGCTTTTTGTCGGTTGACCGGTGTGCCCGATCTTGTCCTTCTCCGTGTTCAGCCATTTGTCCAGCGTCGCGATCTTTTCTTCTAGGGCCTTGATCGCGTTCTCTTCCTTGGCACGCACCTCAGCGGGAAGGGTCTCTTTGCCTTCGTCGACCTCCTTGTGCTTGGCCACCAAGGTGTCTACCAGTTTTGTGAATTTGGTCTTCTTCTTTTCGAAGTCTTCACGTGTTCCGGACCAC
It encodes the following:
- the yidD gene encoding membrane protein insertion efficiency factor YidD — translated: MATPSVRNALIFFVRLYQSAGFFWKPRCRYWPTCSEYSREALERHGAWCGLLLTVRRLARCRPWGGHGYDPVPQMTKVSP
- a CDS encoding YidC/Oxa1 family membrane protein insertase: MMPIIFTFVFLKMPSGLVIYWLTNSLLTIGIQYYLLRRESSVEVVK
- the yidC gene encoding membrane protein insertase YidC, with product MAQEEHYYSIRRVVPVPLHPSESRLDTASFFVGPKVYLDLKEMGIGLERAVDFGYFAPFGRLIHRALFTIHKVTGNYGWAIILLTFIIQILVIPLTVKSFKHGQKMKAIQPQMKRLQELHKGDARRLNSEMLALYQRHGMKFMGMEGCVPMLIQLPVFWALFSTLRNTFELRHAPWLGWVQDLSAHDPFYVLPVLMGAGMFVQQK
- the rpmH gene encoding 50S ribosomal protein L34, yielding MTKRTFQPHKRRRKKTIGFRARMATVGGRRVIKRRRQKGRWKLNP
- a CDS encoding 4Fe-4S binding protein gives rise to the protein MTTPTPTRKSRTIAKISADLCTGCEACIAVAPHDTCIVKASTDVTQPTGLIVCDVQPDVCTGCTLCMRICPWDAITMVPRPNA
- the rnpA gene encoding ribonuclease P protein component, translating into MEGNGAEDGTVFFDRSVGDFTFQRHERLSGPDFKRAMRTGRRRVGQCVTLWAYHRPDTPPPPARLGVVVARRHGGAVQRNLFKRRTREVFRTHKPWPRGWDFVVAPKTPGPFPPPTPRCGGCAEHNP
- a CDS encoding DNA starvation/stationary phase protection protein codes for the protein MSPLKTITEEQRKEIAQGLSVLLADSYTLYLKTHNYHWNVTGPMFQTLHLMFEQHYTELALAVDLIAERIRALGQPAPGSYAQFSKLTSVKEAVGVPKAQEMIRELLVAHETVIQTARQTFPAAEKAADQATMDLLTQRLQLHEKTAWMLGSLLEG
- a CDS encoding transposase — protein: MPRYKEANYAQGQFVSIQFEHQILPGSFEHALSYVVDHKIDMTAFHGLRNNDNGGAPAYDPRVMLKIVLAAYARGMISSRDMAYACQQNVVFMALSARSEPHFTTIAQFVRSMGPVIKGLFVDVLLYCDELGLIGREMFAIDGCKISSNASKEWSGTREDFEKKKTKFTKLVDTLVAKHKEVDEGKETLPAEVRAKEENAIKALEEKIATLDKWLNTEKDKIGHTGQPTKSHLYDNESAKMVSSHGVIQGYNGVAASDAKHQVVVAAEAFGEGSETKLLEPMVETVEKTFQGLGDTRSPLNAAPLLADSGFHSEANMKMLQGKEINAYVADRNMRKRDPAYVTAKKHGGKIEGIQGKTPERRFFGPEDFKFNERGKLVCPAGSELYIGYRHHVTPNGFYGVAYKAKITACRGCTLRAKCLQNPNTKYRQVYKFEGRHRPPAVENATTGMIQKIDSALGRFIYSRRMGMIEPVFGNIRHALGLDRFTLRGKEKVNIQWKLYTTVHNLLKIFRYGWTTAMVPSGLRAMAG